In Sorghum bicolor cultivar BTx623 chromosome 8, Sorghum_bicolor_NCBIv3, whole genome shotgun sequence, one genomic interval encodes:
- the LOC8067251 gene encoding uncharacterized protein LOC8067251, with protein MAAAAAAIRAVTAVAGLSAAARHVASGLRQSARRGFVGDTAAFTRRPLLPHHATSGAHILRRGLAVVPGEGDDHSVGVGVEVSPVAPDPFDPCDPESPDDPETCFAYDDVDLESEETMWAMYERWCVFHGVKRDRDDMLRRFSLFKDRARSIHEFNKSGKPWTQGLNKFGDQTPEERSKLFPPRFSRPSSHQA; from the exons ATGGCAGCTGCGGCCGCCGCCATCCGCGCGGTCACCGCCGTAGCTGGCCTCTCGGCGGCAGCTCGTCATGTGGCTTCTGGTCTCCGCCAATCTGCTCGGCGTGGCTTCGTCGGCGACACCGCCGCCTTTACGCGGCGGCCGCTGCTGCCACACCACGCCACATCGGGCGCACACATCCTCCGGCGCGGCCTCGCTGTTGTCCCCGGCGAAGGCGATGATCACTctgtcggagtcggagtcgagGTCTCCCCGGTCGCCCCCGATCCTTTTGACCCTTGCGACCCTGAATCTCCTG ACGATCCGGAAACCTGCTTCGCATACGACGACGTGGACCTGGAGTCGGAAGAAACCATGTGGGCGATGTACGAGCGGTGGTGCGTCTTCCACGGCGTGAAGCGCGACCGCGACGACATGCTCCGGCGCTTCTCTCTTTTCAAGGACAGGGCGCGCAGCATCCACGAGTTCAACAAGTCTGGTAAGCCTTGGACCCAGGGACTCAACAAATTTGGTGATCAGACGCCAGAGGAGCGCTCCAAATTGTTTCCGCCacgtttctcgaggccttcaagTCATCAAGCTTAA
- the LOC110429565 gene encoding uncharacterized protein LOC110429565 isoform X2, whose amino-acid sequence MATTVVLLPSSGTPFPVATTASSSSSSTRRCLLLPSVPPRRAHRVVASAMILPPLLIQWSSSHDSTTLLLFGLFPHSASLLSPLARARLRWVPGPGIQHLPHQEIWIGAKRSSGRPCSCAPEEKRASWEAKCSYKILRVKKVV is encoded by the exons ATGGCAACTACGGTTGTGCTCCTGCCCTCCTCGGGCACGCCCTTCCCTGTCGCCACAaccgcttcttcttcttcctcctccaccCGGCGCTGCTTGCTCCTGCCCTCCGtgcctcctcgccgagctcacCGCGTCGTCGCCTCCGCCATGATTCTTCCTCCTCTTCTAATCCAGTGGAGCTCCTCACATGATTCTACCACCCTTCTCCTCTTCGGCCTGTTTCCCCACTCGGCATCTCTCCTCTCCCCACTGGCTAGGGCGAGGCTTCGATGGGTTCCGGGGCCAGGAATCCAGCATCTACCCCATCAGGAAATCTGGATCGGAGCCAAGAGATCCAGCGGCCGGCCCTGCTCCTGCGCGCCCGAGGAGAAGAG GGCGTCTTGGGAGGCGAAGTGCAGCTATAAGATCTTGAGGGTGAAGAAAGTAGTATGA
- the LOC110429565 gene encoding uncharacterized protein LOC110429565 isoform X1, which yields MATTVVLLPSSGTPFPVATTASSSSSSTRRCLLLPSVPPRRAHRVVASAMILPPLLIQWSSSHDSTTLLLFGLFPHSASLLSPLARARLRWVPGPGIQHLPHQEIWIGAKRSSGRPCSCAPEEKRGPDLLAWVPDCRLPLAWRQEAAEEYMEGSE from the exons ATGGCAACTACGGTTGTGCTCCTGCCCTCCTCGGGCACGCCCTTCCCTGTCGCCACAaccgcttcttcttcttcctcctccaccCGGCGCTGCTTGCTCCTGCCCTCCGtgcctcctcgccgagctcacCGCGTCGTCGCCTCCGCCATGATTCTTCCTCCTCTTCTAATCCAGTGGAGCTCCTCACATGATTCTACCACCCTTCTCCTCTTCGGCCTGTTTCCCCACTCGGCATCTCTCCTCTCCCCACTGGCTAGGGCGAGGCTTCGATGGGTTCCGGGGCCAGGAATCCAGCATCTACCCCATCAGGAAATCTGGATCGGAGCCAAGAGATCCAGCGGCCGGCCCTGCTCCTGCGCGCCCGAGGAGAAGAG AGGCCCTGATCTGCTGGCCTGGGTGCCGGACTGCAGGCTGCCGCTGGCATGGCGACAGGAGGCAGCGGAGGAGTACATGGAGGGAAGCGAGTAG